From Streptomyces sp. NBC_01460, a single genomic window includes:
- a CDS encoding iron-siderophore ABC transporter substrate-binding protein, translating to MNRARLLTASATAGLVVLTATACGTTDVDKAAPGNSAAAAPASKSCADDTTTTSTKPVSFEDGVGRQVKLDKPAQRIAVLEWQQVEDALTLCVTPTAVSDAKGYRTWVSAEKLPDGVTDIGTREEPDLDTLYAAKPDLIVVEAFDADDETLKKLEKRGVPVMATRGANPDDPIGNMREVFSMIGEATGRTERADQVLEEFDEHLATAKKQVTDADLPTKDFVFFDGWLEGGNLTVRPYSDGALFTEIGKELGLKPAWTDDVNKKHGDGGVDPAYGLAQTDVEGLTAVGDANLFYANDEGAGGYVGALAKNPIWKTLPAVGEGRAHAFPARVWGAGGPRSNEQAIDAYVDVLDKK from the coding sequence ATGAACCGTGCCCGTCTCCTGACGGCGTCAGCCACCGCCGGACTCGTCGTCCTCACCGCCACGGCCTGCGGCACGACCGACGTCGACAAGGCCGCGCCCGGGAACAGCGCCGCCGCGGCACCCGCGTCGAAGAGCTGCGCCGACGACACGACGACCACCTCGACGAAGCCGGTCTCCTTCGAGGACGGCGTCGGCCGGCAGGTGAAGCTCGACAAGCCCGCCCAGCGGATCGCGGTCCTGGAATGGCAGCAGGTCGAGGACGCGCTGACCCTGTGCGTCACTCCCACCGCGGTCTCCGACGCGAAGGGGTACCGCACCTGGGTCAGCGCGGAGAAGCTGCCCGACGGAGTGACGGACATCGGGACCCGTGAGGAGCCCGACCTGGACACCCTCTACGCGGCGAAGCCCGACCTCATCGTCGTGGAGGCGTTCGACGCCGACGACGAGACCCTGAAGAAGCTGGAGAAGCGGGGCGTCCCCGTCATGGCGACACGAGGGGCGAACCCGGACGACCCGATCGGGAACATGCGCGAGGTCTTCAGCATGATCGGCGAGGCGACCGGCCGTACCGAGCGGGCCGACCAGGTGCTCGAGGAGTTCGACGAGCACCTCGCCACGGCGAAGAAGCAGGTCACCGACGCCGATCTCCCGACGAAGGACTTCGTGTTCTTCGACGGATGGCTCGAAGGAGGCAACCTCACCGTCCGCCCCTACAGCGACGGTGCCCTGTTCACCGAGATAGGCAAGGAACTCGGCCTGAAGCCCGCGTGGACCGACGACGTCAACAAGAAGCACGGTGACGGAGGCGTCGACCCCGCCTACGGCCTCGCGCAGACCGACGTCGAGGGACTCACCGCCGTGGGCGACGCCAACCTCTTCTACGCGAACGACGAGGGCGCCGGCGGGTACGTCGGGGCCCTGGCCAAGAACCCGATCTGGAAGACGCTCCCGGCTGTCGGGGAAGGCCGCGCCCACGCCTTCCCGGCGCGGGTGTGGGGCGCCGGCGGTCCGCGCTCCAACGAGCAGGCGATCGACGCCTACGTCGACGTACTCGACAAGAAGTGA
- a CDS encoding ABC transporter ATP-binding protein: protein MFRSPFRHAGRPAAGAATPPATALDGHDLVLRYGGKPVVHGASLALRPGRATALVGPNGSGKSTLLRALSRLHRVDGGRVTLGGPEGLPERDAALLGAREFAREVTLFSQSRPAPQGLTVREVVAFGRHPYRRGFAGPTAEDRTAVDHAMGVTGVRDMAGRPVGELSGGEMQRVWLAACLAQDTGVVLLDEPTNHLDLRYQIETLDLVRDLVEEHGIAVGIVLHDLDQASRVADTLVLMRSGRVHAAGAPADVLTAENIREVYDIRVEVGVDPRTGRLRIDPLGRHPA, encoded by the coding sequence ATGTTCAGAAGCCCCTTCCGGCACGCCGGTCGCCCCGCGGCCGGCGCGGCCACGCCGCCCGCCACCGCCCTCGACGGGCACGACCTCGTACTGCGGTACGGCGGCAAGCCGGTCGTCCACGGCGCCTCGCTGGCCCTGCGGCCCGGCCGTGCGACCGCCCTGGTGGGGCCGAACGGCAGCGGGAAGTCGACGCTGCTGCGCGCGCTCTCCCGACTGCACCGGGTGGACGGCGGCCGGGTGACGCTCGGCGGCCCCGAGGGGCTGCCCGAGCGCGACGCCGCCCTCCTCGGCGCCCGTGAGTTCGCCCGCGAGGTCACCCTGTTCTCCCAGTCGAGGCCCGCGCCCCAGGGGCTGACGGTCAGGGAGGTCGTGGCGTTCGGACGCCACCCCTACCGACGTGGCTTCGCCGGACCGACCGCCGAGGACCGGACGGCCGTCGACCACGCCATGGGCGTCACCGGCGTACGGGACATGGCGGGCCGCCCGGTCGGGGAACTCTCCGGCGGCGAGATGCAGCGTGTCTGGCTCGCGGCCTGCCTGGCCCAGGACACGGGCGTCGTGCTGCTGGACGAACCGACCAACCACCTGGACCTGCGCTACCAGATCGAGACGCTCGACCTGGTCCGCGATCTCGTCGAGGAGCACGGCATCGCCGTCGGGATCGTGCTCCACGACCTCGACCAGGCATCCCGTGTCGCGGACACGCTGGTCCTGATGCGCTCCGGCCGCGTCCACGCGGCGGGCGCACCCGCCGACGTCCTCACCGCCGAGAACATCCGCGAGGTCTACGACATCCGCGTCGAGGTCGGCGTCGACCCCCGCACGGGCCGTCTCCGTATCGATCCCCTCGGACGCCACCCCGCCTGA
- a CDS encoding helix-turn-helix domain-containing protein — MWRREVGTVVRRAAALPEQAVAPFAIVAGLHVPRVPTEWAPHAHPRHELVWVRGGTLTSRVEDRVFTVSEGYGLWMPAGVVHGGRATAGAEFHDAFFAPDRTPAAFAFEEPRAITMTPLLESLLAHLSRTDLGAEARARAESVVFDVLQPSERQFALHLPGDPRIDAIAEALLDDPADDRSLEEWARSLGISDRTVTRAFRQATGLSFAQWRQVLRVHRALTLLSAGLDVTTVSETLGYAQPSSFIAAFRRVMGTTPGAFFGRGDGTSGDVRNPVSRVQNS, encoded by the coding sequence ATGTGGCGTCGCGAGGTGGGTACCGTGGTGCGCCGGGCGGCGGCGCTCCCGGAGCAGGCGGTGGCCCCGTTCGCCATCGTCGCCGGGCTCCACGTCCCCCGCGTCCCCACGGAGTGGGCGCCGCACGCGCACCCCCGGCACGAGCTCGTCTGGGTCCGCGGGGGGACGCTGACGTCCCGGGTGGAGGACCGGGTCTTCACCGTGTCCGAGGGGTACGGGCTCTGGATGCCCGCCGGGGTGGTGCACGGGGGCCGGGCGACGGCGGGCGCGGAGTTCCACGACGCGTTCTTCGCACCCGACCGCACACCCGCCGCGTTCGCGTTCGAGGAGCCCAGGGCGATCACGATGACGCCGTTGCTCGAGTCGCTGCTGGCCCATCTGTCCCGCACGGACCTCGGCGCGGAGGCCAGGGCGCGGGCGGAGTCGGTGGTGTTCGACGTGCTCCAGCCGTCGGAACGACAGTTCGCGCTCCACCTGCCCGGCGACCCGCGGATCGACGCGATCGCCGAGGCCCTGCTGGACGACCCCGCCGACGACCGCTCCCTGGAGGAGTGGGCCCGGTCGCTGGGGATCAGCGACCGCACGGTCACCCGTGCGTTCCGCCAGGCGACAGGGCTGTCCTTCGCGCAGTGGCGGCAGGTGCTGCGTGTGCACCGGGCGCTGACGCTCCTCTCCGCGGGTCTCGACGTGACGACCGTCTCCGAGACGCTCGGCTACGCGCAGCCCAGCTCCTTCATCGCCGCCTTCCGGCGTGTCATGGGCACCACGCCGGGTGCCTTCTTCGGCAGGGGCGACGGCACCTCCGGAGATGTCCGGAATCCCGTATCGCGTGTCCAGAACTCCTGA
- a CDS encoding Pls/PosA family non-ribosomal peptide synthetase has product MTGNQVATLSPSPGGGQEVRQEPPDATAASTEETLARVLADVMHLDHVPADSRFFDDLGADSLVMAHFCARVRKRADLPSVSMKDVYAHPTVGALTRALTTDAPAAPVAPSSPPARSRPAPAPAGPTGRARYVLCGTLQLLTFVAYSCLIAFVGVRGYEWISAGSGVLDVYLRSVVFGAAVFLGLSALPIVVKWVLVGRWKPQRIRIWSPAYFRFWVVKTLVRADPLVLFVGSPVYTLYLRALGARIGSGVAIFSRHVPSCTDLLTVGDATVIRKDSFFTCYRAHGDVIETGRVTLGKDALVAEASVLDIGTSLGDGARLAHASALHSGQTVPAGEHWHGSPAERAGTEYPVVEPAACGPVRRSVHSVTQLLSALLVYLPLAVGGIGILLAEAPQLGAVLEPGSTVLTSWEFYRDGLIASFVIVFVIVPLGFLVLATVPRLLSRTITPDRVYPLYGFHYGVHRAITLLTNRRFLTRLFGDSSAVVPYLRMLGYDLSRVEQTGSNFGTEVKHETPFLSSVGTGTMVADGLSINNAEFSSTSFRVSRTAIGPQNFLGNRIAYPARGRTGADCLLATKVMVPVDGEIREGVGLLGSPSFEIPRSVRRDSSFDLMKSGKELASGLAGKNRHNGATMGLYLLVRWIFVFVCTLVASGSAELYTSVGAVAIALGNILVVLLGAVYFILVERAVTALHPPGPLFCSIYDPRFWQRERFWKVPSETYLQAFNGTPFKSLVWRLLGVRIGRRVFDDGCSLTERSMVAIGDGATLNTGSVVQCHSQEDGAFKSDRSTIGAGCTLGVGAFVHYGVTIGAGAELAPDSFLMKGETVPPHALWGGNPARRIDPATPGARS; this is encoded by the coding sequence ATGACCGGCAATCAGGTCGCCACACTGTCCCCGAGCCCCGGGGGCGGCCAGGAAGTGCGGCAGGAACCGCCCGATGCGACGGCCGCATCGACCGAAGAGACACTCGCCCGGGTGCTGGCCGACGTCATGCACCTGGATCACGTACCGGCCGACAGCCGGTTCTTCGACGACCTGGGTGCCGACTCCTTGGTGATGGCCCATTTCTGCGCGCGGGTCAGAAAGCGCGCGGACCTGCCGTCGGTCTCGATGAAGGACGTCTACGCGCACCCCACCGTCGGCGCCCTGACGCGCGCACTGACGACGGACGCCCCCGCCGCACCCGTCGCCCCGTCGTCACCCCCCGCCCGGTCCCGGCCCGCGCCGGCACCGGCCGGTCCGACGGGCCGGGCCAGGTATGTCCTGTGCGGGACCTTGCAGTTGCTGACCTTCGTCGCCTACTCGTGCCTCATCGCGTTCGTGGGTGTCCGGGGCTACGAGTGGATATCCGCCGGCTCCGGCGTCCTCGACGTGTATCTCCGCTCCGTCGTCTTCGGCGCCGCGGTGTTCCTGGGGCTGTCCGCCCTGCCGATCGTGGTGAAGTGGGTCCTCGTCGGGCGCTGGAAGCCCCAGCGGATCCGTATCTGGAGTCCGGCGTACTTCCGGTTCTGGGTCGTCAAGACCCTCGTACGCGCGGACCCGCTCGTCCTCTTCGTCGGGTCACCGGTCTACACGCTCTACCTCAGGGCGCTGGGCGCGCGCATCGGATCAGGCGTCGCGATCTTCTCCCGCCATGTGCCCTCCTGCACCGACCTGTTGACCGTCGGCGACGCCACGGTCATCCGCAAGGACTCCTTCTTCACCTGCTACCGCGCCCACGGCGACGTGATCGAGACGGGCCGCGTGACGCTCGGGAAGGACGCGCTGGTCGCCGAGGCCTCCGTGCTCGACATCGGTACGTCGCTCGGTGACGGCGCCCGGCTGGCCCACGCGTCCGCCCTGCACAGCGGGCAGACGGTACCCGCGGGCGAACACTGGCACGGCTCACCGGCGGAACGTGCGGGGACGGAGTACCCGGTGGTGGAGCCGGCGGCCTGCGGCCCGGTGCGCCGGTCGGTGCACAGCGTCACGCAGCTGCTGAGCGCACTGCTGGTGTATCTGCCACTGGCCGTCGGCGGGATCGGCATCCTGCTGGCCGAGGCCCCGCAGCTCGGGGCGGTGCTCGAACCGGGATCCACGGTCCTCACGAGCTGGGAGTTCTACCGCGACGGCCTGATCGCCTCGTTCGTCATCGTCTTCGTGATCGTGCCGCTCGGCTTCCTCGTCCTCGCCACCGTCCCGCGGCTGCTCAGCCGCACCATCACGCCGGACCGGGTCTACCCCCTCTACGGTTTCCACTACGGTGTGCACCGCGCGATCACCCTGCTGACGAACCGTCGCTTCCTGACCCGTCTGTTCGGCGACAGCTCCGCTGTGGTCCCCTACCTCCGCATGCTGGGCTACGACCTCTCCCGGGTGGAGCAGACAGGGTCGAACTTCGGGACCGAGGTGAAGCACGAGACGCCGTTCCTGAGCTCGGTCGGGACGGGCACGATGGTCGCCGACGGACTGTCGATCAACAACGCCGAATTCTCCAGCACCTCCTTCCGGGTGTCCCGGACCGCCATCGGCCCGCAGAACTTCCTGGGCAACCGGATCGCCTACCCCGCCCGGGGCAGGACCGGCGCCGACTGCCTGCTGGCGACCAAGGTCATGGTCCCGGTGGACGGAGAGATCCGCGAGGGGGTCGGTCTCCTCGGCTCCCCGAGCTTCGAGATCCCCCGGTCGGTCCGGCGCGACAGCAGCTTCGACCTCATGAAGAGCGGCAAGGAGCTGGCGAGCGGTCTGGCGGGCAAGAACAGGCACAACGGCGCCACCATGGGGCTGTACCTGCTGGTCCGGTGGATCTTCGTCTTCGTGTGCACCCTGGTCGCGTCGGGATCCGCCGAGCTCTACACCTCGGTCGGCGCGGTGGCGATCGCCCTGGGCAACATCCTCGTCGTGCTCCTCGGCGCCGTGTACTTCATCCTCGTGGAGCGCGCGGTCACCGCCCTCCACCCGCCGGGCCCCCTGTTCTGTTCGATCTACGACCCCCGGTTCTGGCAGCGCGAACGCTTCTGGAAGGTGCCCTCGGAGACCTATCTCCAGGCCTTCAACGGGACCCCGTTCAAGAGTCTGGTCTGGCGTCTGCTGGGCGTGCGGATCGGACGCAGGGTCTTCGACGACGGCTGCTCCCTGACGGAGCGCTCCATGGTCGCCATCGGGGACGGCGCCACCCTGAACACCGGAAGTGTCGTCCAGTGCCACTCGCAGGAGGACGGCGCCTTCAAGTCCGACCGCTCCACCATCGGGGCCGGCTGCACGCTCGGCGTCGGAGCCTTCGTCCACTACGGCGTCACGATCGGCGCCGGAGCGGAGCTCGCTCCGGACTCCTTCCTGATGAAGGGCGAGACAGTCCCGCCGCACGCGCTGTGGGGCGGCAATCCGGCCCGCCGGATCGACCCGGCGACGCCCGGGGCGAGGAGTTGA